In a genomic window of Balaenoptera ricei isolate mBalRic1 chromosome 3, mBalRic1.hap2, whole genome shotgun sequence:
- the FOXI1 gene encoding forkhead box protein I1 — MGGSRRRKGQVCSRWPPLGGAASRARGYKWEAGLLSTCQGQLPCAGARQVAPAEPGPSMSSFDLPAPSPPRCSPQFPSIGQEPPEMNLYYENFFHPQGVPSPQRPPSFEGGGEYGTTPNPYLWLNGPAMTPPPYLPGASASPFLPQTYGVQRQLLPGVSGLGGGELGWLPIPSQEELMKLVRPPYSYSALIAMAIHGAPDRRLTLSQIYQYVADNFPFYNKSKAGWQNSIRHNLSLNDCFKKVPRDEDDPGKGNYWTLDPNCEKMFDNGNFRRKRKRKSDVSSSTGSLALEKTEPSLLAGSPKTAEAQDILDGASPGTTSSPEKQPSPPPPGTPCLNSFLSTMSAYVSGSSPMGRPVATPGLSPEPADKVGQNLLNFNSYTPLTNISGHAGGGEWASPAPSNALGYGGSVLSQFSPHFYNSVNTNSVLYPREGTEV, encoded by the exons ATGGGTGGCAGTCGAAGGAGGAAGGGGCAGGTCTGCAGCAGGTGGCCGCCCCTGGGTGGGGCCGCCAGCCGAGCCCGGGGGTATAAGTGGGAGGCCGGCCTGCTGAGCACCTGTCAGGGCCAGCTCCCCTGCGCAGGTGCCAGGCAGGTGGCTCCGGCAGAGCCCGGCCCCAGCATGAGCTCCTTCGACCTCCCAGCGCCCTCCCCGCCCCGCTGCAGCCCCCAGTTCCCCAGCATCGGCCAGGAGCCCCCCGAGATGAACCTGTACTACGAGAACTTCTTCCACCCCCAGGGCGTGCCCAGCCCTCAGCGGCCCCCCTCCTTCGAGGGCGGCGGCGAGTACGGGACCACCCCCAACCCCTACCTCTGGCTCAACGGGCCGGCCATGACCCCGCCGCCTTACCTGCCGGGCGCCAGCGccagccccttcctgccccagACCTACGGGGTGCAGAGGCAGCTGCTGCCCGGCGTGTCCGGGCTGGGGGGCGGCGAGCTGGGCTGGCTGCCTATCCCCTCGCAGGAGGAGCTGATGAAGCTCGTGCGGCCCCCCTACTCCTACTCGGCGCTCATCGCCATGGCCATCCACGGGGCACCCGACAGGCGCCTCACCCTCAGCCAGATCTACCAGTATGTGGCCGACAACTTCCCCTTCTACAACAAGAGCAAGGCCGGCTGGCAGAACTCCATCCGCCACAACCTGTCTCTCAACGACTGCTTCAAGAAGGTGCCCCGTGACGAGGACGACCCAG GCAAAGGGAATTACTGGACCCTGGACCCCAACTGTGAGAAGATGTTTGACAATGGAAATTTCcgcaggaagaggaagagaaaatcgGATGTTTCCTCCAGCACGGGCTCCTTGGCCTTGGAGAAAACGGAGCCCAGTCTCCTGGCAGGAAGCCCCAAGACCGCGGAGGCCCAGGACATCTTGGATGGTGCTTCGCCGGGTACCACCAGCTCCCCGGAGAAGCAGCCCTCACCACCCCCGCCTGGAACCCCGTGCCTCAACAGCTTCCTCTCCACCATGTCAGCCTACGTGAGTGGGTCAAGCCCCATGGGCCGCCCTGTGGCCACGCCGGGACTGAGCCCGGAGCCCGCTGACAAGGTGGGGCAGAACTTGCTGAACTTCAACTCCTACACCCCACTCACCAACATCAGTGGCCACGCGGGCGGGGGTGAGTGGGCCAGCCCTGCGCCCAGCAATGCTCTGGGCTACGGAGGCTCCGTCCTCAGCCAGTTCAGCCCTCACTTCTACAACAGCGTCAACACAAACAGCGTCCTCTACCCCAGGGAGGGCACCGAGGTCTAG